One window of Caldisericum exile AZM16c01 genomic DNA carries:
- a CDS encoding lysophospholipid acyltransferase family protein, producing the protein MLSFWYKLGKYYVKIMPLPCVYFTARLLGFFSSWFDKKRTYVLNNLRIITNKSGFALYSLGIGFYVNFALNIADYFVVVVKGFDKIKILTPEESVYNKLKELKGSNGLVIPTAHLGNWEVAGVLVGSLGFKAHGIGLPQQESDVEKFYEELRKRFNVIVHPFQGGFLGAYKGVKSGDIATIVSDRDINKDGICMEFFGRHVTFPKGASVLAYRTKAKSVFATLIREKGGYRVYFSKEFDIPFDISETEFSKQYVSKFASTLEEFVKKFPTQWFHFFDYFKEYSC; encoded by the coding sequence ATGCTTTCATTCTGGTATAAGCTTGGGAAATATTATGTTAAAATTATGCCTTTACCATGCGTTTATTTTACCGCACGACTTTTAGGCTTTTTTTCATCTTGGTTTGATAAAAAGAGAACCTATGTCTTAAATAATCTTAGGATAATAACGAATAAAAGCGGTTTTGCATTATACTCACTCGGTATTGGCTTTTATGTGAACTTTGCACTTAACATTGCAGATTATTTTGTCGTGGTTGTGAAGGGCTTTGATAAAATAAAAATACTCACACCAGAGGAAAGTGTTTATAACAAATTGAAAGAACTCAAAGGTAGTAATGGACTTGTAATCCCTACAGCACATCTCGGAAATTGGGAAGTTGCAGGGGTTCTTGTAGGTTCTCTTGGTTTTAAAGCTCATGGTATTGGCCTTCCGCAGCAAGAAAGTGATGTTGAAAAATTTTACGAAGAATTGCGCAAGAGGTTTAACGTAATAGTGCATCCTTTTCAGGGTGGATTTTTAGGTGCATATAAGGGAGTAAAATCAGGAGACATTGCAACAATTGTAAGTGATAGAGATATTAATAAGGACGGAATCTGTATGGAGTTTTTTGGGAGGCATGTAACGTTTCCCAAAGGTGCTTCGGTTCTTGCATATAGAACAAAAGCTAAAAGTGTTTTCGCTACTCTTATTCGTGAAAAAGGTGGTTATAGAGTATATTTTTCCAAAGAATTTGATATTCCTTTTGACATTTCCGAGACTGAATTTTCAAAACAGTATGTTTCAAAGTTTGCAAGTACACTTGAAGAATTTGTAAAAAAATTTCCTACTCAGTGGTTTCATTTCTTTGACTACTTTAAGGAGTATTCATGTTAA
- a CDS encoding glycosyltransferase family 2 protein — translation MLIAIIPAKDEAHNIKDVIIKTKQYVDFVLVIDDGSVDDTKSVAESAGAFVIRNEVNLGKADALKIGFKYAIDNGFDTIALLDADGQHDPNELPKLMNKLSEGYDIVVGARKFSPLVMPPLRIFANSFSSFLVSLICHTKILDSQSGYRVLRTDVVKKITFETKRYQLDTEMLIKAAKCGFKIGFVEINTIYTERAKSKINQIIDPLKFLFVTLRLVFYRCKK, via the coding sequence ATGTTAATTGCAATAATTCCAGCAAAAGATGAAGCACATAATATAAAGGATGTAATAATCAAAACAAAACAATACGTTGATTTTGTTCTGGTTATTGACGATGGATCAGTTGATGATACAAAATCTGTTGCAGAAAGCGCAGGGGCATTTGTTATAAGAAATGAGGTGAATCTTGGGAAGGCAGATGCCTTAAAAATAGGGTTTAAATACGCGATCGATAACGGTTTTGACACGATTGCTCTTCTTGATGCAGATGGTCAGCATGACCCTAACGAACTTCCGAAACTCATGAATAAGCTTAGCGAGGGATACGATATTGTTGTTGGTGCAAGAAAATTTTCTCCTTTAGTTATGCCTCCTTTAAGAATTTTTGCAAATAGTTTTTCTTCGTTTCTTGTAAGTCTTATTTGCCATACTAAAATTCTTGATAGCCAGTCAGGTTATAGAGTTCTTAGGACAGACGTCGTTAAAAAGATTACCTTCGAGACTAAGAGATACCAACTTGACACAGAAATGCTAATAAAGGCAGCGAAGTGCGGGTTTAAAATTGGCTTTGTTGAAATTAATACAATATATACGGAAAGAGCAAAAAGTAAGATTAATCAGATTATTGACCCTTTAAAATTTTTATTTGTTACCTTAAGGCTTGTTTTTTATAGATGCAAGAAATAG
- the fusA gene encoding elongation factor G translates to MKAQATNKIRNVVLVSHGNAGKTTLLEAILFKKKIISRMGRVEDGNTVSDYQPEEKNRKFSVSLSIIPVEHNGVKINFLDTPGYADFVGEVLSGIRAAENAIMLINATSGIEIQTKKYWKFLENENKPRVIFVNKVDIEGVDIDHIVNVLREYFGPKAIPINYPIFEGGKFVKVDSVFSNAKLENFKHELMEIAAESDDVLLEKYLGGEELTQEEINNGLKSAYTKGTLFPILFGSATTLIGLDELLNFVTDVMMNPEELGEVTGINPNTKEQETRKISVNESLSAFVFKTLSDPYVGKLSFAKVYSGILKSNSTVYNSSKGILEKTGQIVFMMGATQEPVDEVIAGDIAVITKLTATQTNDTLCDKDSPIEFPKIEFPEPMLTRAMRPKTKTDEDRMSIGLSKITEEDPTVKISKNLETKEQLISGIGETHLSVIMEKLSGRYGVNIELTVPKVPYRETITTKVKVEGKYKKQTGGHGQYGHCFLEVEPLERGKEYSFESRIFGGAIPKQYIPAVEKGVKEAMEEGILAGYPVTDIGVAVVDGSYHPVDSSELAFKIAGSMALKKALEQGNSILLEPIEKVVVIVDEQYMGDVIGDLNAKRGRVLGMKSEGGKQIIEAYVPLAEMLNYANDLNSITQGTGEFKMEHSHYEPVPPKIAEKIIQEAQHNKKETEE, encoded by the coding sequence ATGAAGGCTCAAGCAACTAACAAAATTAGAAATGTAGTTCTTGTTTCCCATGGAAACGCAGGAAAAACAACTTTGTTAGAGGCAATTCTATTTAAGAAAAAAATTATTTCAAGAATGGGAAGAGTGGAAGACGGAAATACCGTCTCCGATTACCAGCCAGAAGAGAAGAATAGAAAATTTAGTGTAAGTTTATCTATTATTCCTGTTGAGCATAATGGAGTTAAAATAAATTTCTTAGATACACCGGGTTATGCCGATTTTGTTGGTGAAGTGCTTAGTGGCATTAGGGCTGCCGAGAACGCAATTATGCTTATTAATGCGACAAGCGGTATTGAAATTCAAACAAAAAAGTATTGGAAATTTTTGGAAAATGAAAATAAGCCACGAGTGATTTTCGTAAACAAAGTTGATATAGAAGGAGTTGATATAGATCATATTGTAAACGTTTTAAGAGAATACTTTGGACCAAAAGCAATTCCAATAAATTATCCTATTTTTGAAGGAGGTAAATTTGTAAAGGTTGATTCCGTTTTTAGTAATGCAAAACTCGAAAACTTTAAACACGAATTAATGGAAATTGCAGCAGAGTCAGATGATGTACTCCTTGAAAAATATCTTGGAGGAGAAGAACTAACTCAAGAAGAAATAAATAATGGATTAAAAAGCGCTTATACTAAGGGCACTTTATTCCCTATTCTTTTTGGTTCTGCAACAACACTTATAGGTCTTGACGAACTTCTCAATTTTGTAACAGATGTGATGATGAATCCAGAAGAGTTAGGAGAAGTAACAGGCATAAATCCAAATACAAAAGAACAAGAAACAAGAAAAATTTCGGTAAACGAATCCCTTTCAGCATTTGTGTTTAAAACATTATCGGATCCGTATGTTGGTAAATTGTCCTTTGCAAAAGTCTATTCAGGCATTTTAAAATCAAATTCGACTGTATATAACTCATCGAAAGGTATTTTAGAAAAAACAGGACAAATTGTCTTTATGATGGGTGCAACACAAGAACCTGTTGATGAAGTTATTGCAGGCGATATTGCGGTTATTACTAAACTTACTGCAACTCAGACAAACGATACTCTTTGTGATAAAGATAGTCCTATTGAATTTCCGAAAATTGAGTTCCCAGAACCGATGCTCACAAGGGCAATGAGGCCAAAAACAAAAACGGACGAAGATAGAATGAGTATTGGACTTTCAAAGATAACCGAAGAAGACCCAACTGTAAAAATTTCAAAGAATTTGGAAACAAAAGAGCAACTTATTTCAGGTATTGGCGAAACTCACCTTTCCGTTATTATGGAAAAATTGAGCGGGCGATATGGCGTCAATATTGAATTAACTGTACCAAAAGTTCCATACCGTGAAACAATTACAACAAAGGTTAAAGTCGAAGGTAAATACAAGAAACAAACAGGCGGACATGGTCAATATGGGCATTGCTTCCTTGAAGTTGAACCTCTTGAAAGAGGTAAGGAGTATAGTTTTGAAAGTAGAATTTTTGGTGGCGCTATTCCAAAACAGTATATTCCTGCAGTTGAAAAAGGCGTAAAAGAAGCAATGGAAGAAGGGATTCTTGCAGGTTATCCTGTAACAGACATCGGTGTTGCAGTTGTTGATGGATCTTATCACCCAGTTGACTCTTCTGAACTTGCGTTTAAAATTGCAGGTTCAATGGCTCTTAAAAAGGCACTTGAACAGGGTAATTCAATTCTTCTTGAACCCATTGAAAAAGTCGTTGTTATAGTTGATGAACAGTACATGGGTGATGTCATTGGAGACCTCAACGCTAAGAGAGGAAGAGTTTTAGGAATGAAAAGCGAAGGAGGAAAACAAATCATTGAAGCATATGTGCCACTTGCAGAAATGTTAAACTATGCAAATGACCTTAATTCTATTACCCAAGGAACGGGCGAGTTTAAAATGGAGCACTCTCACTATGAGCCTGTTCCTCCAAAGATTGCCGAAAAGATAATACAAGAAGCACAGCACAATAAGAAAGAAACAGAAGAGTAA
- the moaA gene encoding GTP 3',8-cyclase MoaA has translation MLRDRFGREITYLRFSVTERCNFRCAYCTSYKDDEIAKEPSLSDIEFILKGVYSLGFRKVRITGGEPLLRNDIVDIVRTSKLIGFDEVVLTTNAYRLKDIAYDLKKANLTRVNISLDSLRNDVFLKITTVNKLDDVILGIKEAINVGLTPLKINTVLLKGINEEDLIPISNLAKDNDIIVRFIELMPVKGNSFFERHFMGYKEALKILEKEYTLTKIEDVSHEVAFYYRIDGFKGRIGFITSVSQHFCTSCNRLRLTSTYKIYPCLFSGINVDIKDAVKERDFELLKRRFEEAVFVKPEAHGEIRLGSKEFIENMRELGG, from the coding sequence TTGCTTAGGGATAGGTTTGGAAGGGAGATTACTTATCTTAGATTTTCCGTAACTGAGAGGTGTAATTTTAGGTGTGCCTATTGCACTTCCTATAAAGATGATGAAATTGCAAAGGAGCCCAGTCTTTCAGATATTGAATTTATTTTGAAGGGTGTATATTCCTTAGGTTTCAGAAAAGTGAGAATTACAGGTGGCGAACCGCTATTACGTAATGATATTGTTGATATAGTAAGAACTTCAAAACTGATAGGCTTTGATGAGGTGGTTCTCACAACTAATGCATATAGACTCAAAGATATTGCGTATGATTTAAAGAAAGCAAATTTGACAAGAGTAAATATAAGTCTTGATTCATTAAGAAATGATGTATTTTTAAAAATTACCACCGTTAACAAACTTGACGACGTTATTCTTGGCATTAAGGAAGCAATAAATGTTGGTTTAACGCCTCTAAAAATTAATACGGTACTCTTAAAGGGAATTAACGAGGAAGATCTAATACCAATTTCCAACCTTGCAAAGGATAACGATATTATTGTAAGATTTATTGAACTTATGCCAGTGAAAGGGAATTCATTTTTCGAAAGGCATTTTATGGGCTACAAAGAAGCACTCAAAATTCTTGAGAAGGAATACACCCTTACAAAGATTGAAGATGTAAGTCACGAGGTTGCTTTCTACTACCGAATTGATGGATTCAAAGGAAGGATTGGCTTTATTACGTCGGTAAGCCAACACTTTTGCACGTCTTGCAACAGATTGAGATTAACTTCAACATATAAAATTTATCCGTGCCTTTTTTCAGGTATAAATGTTGATATAAAAGATGCAGTTAAAGAGAGGGATTTTGAACTTTTGAAGAGGAGATTTGAAGAGGCTGTTTTTGTTAAACCTGAGGCTCATGGCGAAATTAGGCTTGGGTCCAAGGAGTTTATTGAAAATATGAGAGAATTGGGAGGATAA
- a CDS encoding endonuclease Q family protein, with translation MQEIDILDYHLHSFFSIPSSRFMDIPHMVEYAKVKGVTILGTGDIFLPKWKEQISKNLSFENGFYYFGDFPFILTGEVNLTFERDRKKSFHVVLAFPTIKDVEEFEKAFKKFSNFEIIARPNIKVTPKEFVRILKNINPSVPIILAHIFTPHYGALGSSNNFESLKEIFETDFIDNLFIETGLSADPKMVYSVSELRMYPILSSSDSHSPTHIGREATATKKASGFYELFENLKDVSNNFTIENFPQLGKYYLDGHRKCKYKTNDFSVSICPVCGKYLTKGVLHRVEELGKTPQNNVSTLKYFYFIPLEEILNRTYKKSEQGKIYLTLISEFGNELNVVLFSDLNDVALFVNDKTLRYLEHIRNGLLNFEYGYDGVYGDWEVKVA, from the coding sequence ATGCAAGAAATAGATATTTTGGATTACCATTTGCATTCTTTTTTTAGTATTCCTTCAAGCCGTTTTATGGATATTCCGCATATGGTTGAGTATGCAAAAGTTAAGGGGGTTACAATTTTAGGGACGGGAGATATTTTTCTTCCAAAATGGAAGGAACAAATTAGTAAGAATCTTTCCTTTGAAAATGGTTTCTATTATTTTGGAGATTTTCCTTTTATTCTTACAGGAGAAGTAAATCTTACTTTTGAAAGAGATAGAAAGAAGAGTTTTCATGTTGTACTTGCCTTTCCTACAATAAAGGACGTTGAAGAATTTGAAAAAGCATTTAAAAAATTTTCGAACTTTGAAATTATTGCACGTCCCAACATAAAAGTTACACCAAAAGAATTTGTAAGGATCCTTAAGAACATAAATCCATCTGTTCCAATTATTTTGGCACATATTTTTACACCTCATTATGGTGCTTTGGGCTCTTCTAACAATTTCGAAAGTTTAAAGGAAATTTTCGAGACAGATTTTATAGATAACTTATTTATTGAAACAGGATTAAGTGCTGATCCAAAGATGGTTTATTCTGTTTCCGAACTCAGGATGTATCCTATCTTATCAAGTTCAGATTCACATTCGCCTACACATATTGGAAGAGAGGCAACTGCGACAAAAAAGGCAAGCGGATTTTACGAATTATTTGAAAATTTGAAAGATGTTTCGAATAATTTTACCATAGAAAATTTTCCTCAACTTGGGAAATATTATCTCGATGGGCACAGAAAGTGCAAATACAAGACAAATGACTTTTCGGTTTCGATTTGTCCTGTATGCGGCAAATACCTTACAAAAGGTGTTCTTCATAGGGTTGAAGAATTAGGAAAAACTCCCCAAAACAATGTATCCACTTTGAAGTATTTTTATTTTATTCCGCTTGAGGAAATCTTAAACAGGACGTATAAGAAAAGCGAACAGGGAAAAATTTATCTTACACTTATATCCGAATTTGGGAATGAGTTAAATGTTGTACTTTTTTCAGATCTTAATGATGTTGCACTCTTCGTTAATGATAAGACCTTGCGATATTTAGAGCACATTAGAAATGGTTTATTAAATTTTGAATATGGCTATGATGGTGTATATGGTGATTGGGAGGTGAAGGTTGCTTAG
- the moaC gene encoding cyclic pyranopterin monophosphate synthase MoaC: protein MSQFDENGKAYMVDVTDKEDTLRTARAFAKVVLSKETLEKIKQGEIHKGEVLTVAKIAGIMSSKKTSELIPLCHPLNLTFSDLTFRLIDEPPSIEIESFVELKGKTGAEMEALTSVSIAALTIYDMCKSIDKNIEIREIYLLEKTGGKSGNFRREKKLD from the coding sequence ATGAGTCAATTTGATGAAAATGGCAAGGCATACATGGTAGATGTAACAGATAAAGAGGACACTCTAAGAACTGCGAGGGCCTTCGCAAAGGTTGTGCTTTCAAAAGAAACGCTTGAAAAAATAAAACAAGGAGAAATTCACAAGGGAGAGGTCTTAACTGTTGCGAAAATTGCAGGTATTATGTCTTCTAAGAAGACTTCAGAGTTAATTCCTTTGTGCCATCCTCTCAATTTAACTTTTTCCGATTTGACTTTTAGATTAATTGATGAACCTCCATCGATTGAAATTGAAAGTTTTGTTGAATTAAAAGGAAAAACAGGAGCCGAGATGGAGGCACTTACAAGTGTTTCTATTGCTGCACTTACAATTTACGATATGTGCAAATCGATTGACAAGAATATCGAAATACGAGAAATCTATCTTTTAGAAAAGACAGGGGGGAAATCTGGAAATTTTAGAAGAGAAAAGAAACTTGACTAA
- a CDS encoding DNA-directed RNA polymerase subunit beta — MDKILDLRKTKLSIPLPNLLSVQISSYEKFLNEGIGEILKRVFPIDTKNIRVEFVSYSVGEPLRTPEDCIRVGTTYEVSIKGKFRLIYKNTGEIKEQEALLADVPRMLPDGTFIINGKKRVVVQQLIRSPGIYFQTEKDVESGFTNYIVTIIPDRGNWMEMEVGKDNVMYIRLKKGMKKLPVTVVLKAIGFKNNEEILEKFYQTMTVDVLTTSPFSYDVVIGKKLVEDIKSSEGKVILKKGTILSEESFEKLREANILRTNIKVEGYDYWVEQTLKKDKTNNSDEAKVEIYKIFHPKERVTLEAADELVHNILMDPRRNEYYPVSRYKINKKFNVQRDDHILTKDDFVDIIEHLIKVREGIEKEDDIDSLANRRVRTVGELISEEFEKGALKVQRSAKEAIAIKKPEEITIPSIFSNKAITGQLRQFFGVSQLSQFMEEINPLASLTHKRRLTSLGAGGLHRKRAGIEVRDVHSSHYGRICPIETPEGQNIGLINSPTMFASVNEYGFITTPYRIVKDGIVTDEIVYLTADEEEKYIIAQANTPVDEKGKITEEMVIARKRTESGEILPQLVSRELVQLMDVSPQQVISPSASLIPFLEHDDANRALMGCNMQRQAVPLLDPDLPRVSTGYEPKVAIDDLNLPLSKHDGIVSYVDGSEIHIVPDDAKTIDVSVYREASDLKQSLLNRAKQKEIVLLDIKPEIEDYYKLVGEKITPQIVDKLITHGIEQISIIDADKIQKFSITNCFEKERNDEIIGLIARETIVNKKGKPLIEEGQKISDTKLNRLYEQSGVKEIKVEENGEIVTKPVFVLSLTALGKNITGKSLFGTLTNTKRTLRFEKEITEELLNDLYGKGITDLLVYSPQEVETFNLGKINEDIVDRVVAKDYTNDKGEVVIKAGELITLDKLRKLAEAGINKVKVREEVVYKLRKFERTNQDTCRNERPIVKKGDIVKKGMPLADGYATKNGEMALGINVLIAYLSWYGYNYQDAIVISRKLVSEDRLTSIHIKEYTVEVHETEQGPEELTPDIRDVRKEALRFLDERGIVKVGSKVKPGDVLVGKVTPFPEEEESNEAKIWRSLWSNRNSNLKNSSFVVPPGEGGVVIDVQVFSREEGYELTKNALKLIKIFVAKKRKIIVGDKLAGRHGNKGVVSKIVPEEDLPYLEDGTTIDVIVSPLGVPSRMNIGQILEANLGIAARNLNVRVVTPSFIGASEKDVRSLLKKANLDESGQMTVYDGRTGKPFEYKVTVGEAYFLKLNHLAEDKIHARAVGKYTLITQQPVGGKAQFGGQRLGEMEVWALEAYGAANLLHEMLTIKSDDLEGRKRAYEAISKGVTIFETGIPESFNVLQRTLRGLAIDLKVLPTKKEEKKVKEPFLPKITTKINLGKIVKEELDEGSSN, encoded by the coding sequence ATGGATAAAATTTTAGACCTTAGGAAAACAAAGTTAAGTATACCTTTACCTAATTTACTGAGTGTTCAAATCTCATCCTATGAAAAGTTTTTAAATGAGGGGATAGGGGAAATTCTGAAAAGGGTCTTCCCTATAGATACAAAGAATATACGTGTTGAATTTGTTTCATATTCAGTAGGAGAACCGCTTCGTACTCCCGAAGATTGCATTAGGGTTGGAACTACTTACGAAGTTTCAATAAAGGGTAAGTTCAGATTGATTTATAAAAATACGGGAGAAATAAAAGAGCAGGAAGCACTTCTTGCAGACGTTCCAAGGATGCTACCTGATGGTACATTTATCATTAATGGAAAGAAGAGAGTTGTTGTCCAGCAGTTAATAAGATCGCCTGGAATTTATTTCCAAACTGAAAAAGATGTCGAAAGTGGTTTTACTAATTATATTGTTACTATTATACCCGACAGAGGAAACTGGATGGAAATGGAAGTCGGTAAAGATAACGTAATGTACATCAGGCTTAAAAAAGGGATGAAAAAACTTCCTGTTACGGTAGTTTTAAAGGCAATTGGGTTTAAGAATAACGAAGAAATCCTTGAGAAGTTTTATCAAACTATGACTGTTGATGTATTGACAACATCACCTTTCTCGTATGATGTTGTCATTGGTAAGAAACTCGTTGAAGATATTAAAAGTTCTGAAGGTAAAGTCATTCTCAAAAAAGGGACAATATTAAGTGAGGAGTCATTTGAGAAACTCCGTGAAGCAAATATTCTGCGAACGAATATAAAAGTGGAAGGTTATGACTATTGGGTAGAACAAACTTTGAAAAAGGACAAAACCAATAATTCTGATGAGGCAAAAGTCGAGATTTATAAAATTTTCCATCCAAAGGAAAGAGTCACATTGGAAGCGGCAGATGAACTTGTCCACAATATTCTAATGGATCCTCGGAGAAATGAGTATTATCCTGTTTCAAGATATAAGATTAATAAGAAATTTAATGTCCAAAGAGATGATCACATCCTTACAAAGGATGATTTTGTAGATATTATTGAACATCTAATAAAAGTAAGAGAAGGTATCGAAAAAGAGGACGACATTGATAGCCTTGCAAATAGACGTGTAAGGACAGTAGGTGAACTTATTTCCGAAGAGTTTGAGAAAGGTGCATTAAAAGTTCAGAGGAGTGCAAAAGAGGCGATTGCAATCAAAAAACCAGAAGAAATTACGATTCCTTCCATTTTCAGTAATAAGGCAATCACGGGTCAACTGAGACAATTTTTTGGTGTAAGCCAGTTGTCGCAATTTATGGAAGAGATTAACCCACTTGCATCGTTGACTCATAAAAGAAGGTTAACCTCATTGGGTGCTGGTGGTTTGCATAGGAAGAGAGCAGGAATTGAAGTAAGAGATGTTCACTCATCACATTACGGAAGAATCTGTCCTATTGAAACACCAGAAGGTCAGAATATTGGACTCATTAATTCACCTACAATGTTTGCAAGTGTAAATGAATACGGTTTTATTACAACTCCTTATAGAATCGTAAAGGACGGCATTGTTACAGACGAAATTGTATATTTAACAGCAGATGAAGAAGAAAAATATATTATTGCACAGGCAAATACACCAGTTGATGAGAAAGGCAAAATTACCGAAGAAATGGTCATTGCAAGAAAGAGGACTGAATCAGGAGAAATTCTTCCTCAACTTGTTTCAAGAGAGTTAGTTCAACTTATGGACGTCTCTCCTCAGCAAGTCATAAGTCCATCTGCATCTCTTATTCCATTCCTTGAACACGATGATGCAAACCGAGCATTAATGGGTTGCAACATGCAACGACAGGCGGTTCCACTATTAGATCCAGACCTTCCAAGGGTTTCAACGGGTTACGAACCAAAAGTTGCTATTGATGACCTTAATTTACCTCTTTCAAAACATGACGGAATCGTTTCATATGTAGATGGAAGCGAAATCCACATTGTGCCAGATGACGCAAAAACCATTGATGTTTCCGTGTATAGGGAAGCTTCTGATCTTAAGCAGAGTTTATTAAATAGAGCAAAGCAAAAAGAAATAGTTCTTCTTGATATTAAGCCAGAAATAGAAGACTATTATAAACTTGTTGGCGAGAAGATAACTCCTCAAATTGTGGATAAGCTCATAACACACGGAATTGAACAAATTTCTATTATTGATGCAGATAAAATCCAAAAATTTTCAATTACAAATTGCTTTGAAAAAGAGCGTAACGACGAAATCATTGGTCTTATTGCAAGGGAAACCATTGTAAACAAAAAAGGGAAGCCATTAATTGAGGAAGGACAAAAGATTTCAGATACAAAATTGAACAGACTCTATGAGCAGAGTGGAGTTAAGGAAATTAAAGTTGAAGAGAATGGAGAGATTGTTACAAAACCTGTATTTGTTTTGTCTTTAACTGCTTTGGGGAAAAATATCACTGGAAAGAGTCTTTTTGGAACTTTAACAAACACTAAAAGAACTCTTAGATTTGAGAAGGAAATTACAGAAGAACTTCTCAATGACCTTTACGGAAAAGGTATAACCGACCTTCTTGTGTATTCTCCTCAGGAAGTTGAAACCTTTAATCTTGGAAAAATTAACGAGGACATTGTTGATAGAGTTGTAGCAAAAGATTATACAAATGACAAGGGCGAAGTTGTTATAAAAGCAGGCGAACTTATAACTCTTGATAAACTTAGAAAACTTGCTGAAGCAGGTATAAATAAAGTCAAAGTAAGAGAAGAAGTTGTCTATAAATTAAGGAAATTTGAGAGAACAAACCAGGATACCTGTAGAAACGAAAGGCCTATCGTTAAAAAAGGTGATATCGTCAAAAAAGGTATGCCTCTTGCTGATGGATACGCAACCAAAAATGGTGAAATGGCACTTGGTATAAATGTTCTTATAGCATATCTTTCATGGTATGGCTACAACTATCAGGATGCTATTGTCATTAGTAGAAAACTTGTAAGCGAAGATAGGTTAACTTCCATTCACATTAAGGAATATACAGTAGAGGTGCACGAGACAGAGCAGGGACCTGAGGAACTTACACCTGATATAAGAGATGTTCGAAAAGAGGCTTTGCGTTTCCTTGATGAGAGAGGAATAGTTAAAGTTGGTTCGAAGGTTAAACCTGGAGACGTCCTCGTTGGTAAGGTTACCCCGTTCCCAGAAGAAGAGGAATCAAACGAGGCAAAAATTTGGAGAAGTCTATGGAGTAATAGGAATAGCAATCTAAAAAATAGTTCATTTGTTGTTCCACCAGGAGAGGGTGGTGTTGTTATCGATGTTCAGGTGTTCTCAAGAGAAGAGGGATATGAACTTACAAAGAATGCTTTGAAGCTAATAAAGATTTTTGTAGCTAAGAAGAGGAAAATTATCGTTGGTGATAAACTTGCAGGAAGGCATGGAAACAAAGGTGTTGTAAGTAAAATTGTACCCGAGGAAGATTTACCATACCTTGAAGATGGCACAACTATTGATGTTATTGTGAGCCCTCTCGGTGTTCCTTCGAGAATGAATATAGGTCAGATTCTCGAAGCAAATCTTGGAATTGCTGCAAGAAACTTAAATGTTAGGGTTGTAACACCATCATTCATTGGTGCGTCTGAAAAAGATGTTAGATCTCTTCTTAAGAAAGCAAACCTTGATGAATCTGGACAGATGACAGTCTATGATGGAAGAACTGGGAAACCGTTTGAATATAAAGTTACAGTTGGTGAAGCGTATTTCCTCAAACTTAATCACCTTGCAGAGGACAAAATCCACGCAAGAGCGGTTGGTAAATATACGCTTATAACTCAACAACCAGTAGGCGGTAAGGCACAATTCGGCGGCCAGAGATTGGGAGAAATGGAAGTTTGGGCATTGGAAGCTTATGGTGCAGCAAACCTTCTTCATGAAATGCTTACAATTAAATCAGATGACCTTGAAGGTAGAAAACGTGCCTATGAAGCAATTTCAAAGGGTGTAACGATATTTGAGACCGGTATTCCTGAGTCATTTAATGTATTGCAGAGAACCTTAAGAGGTCTTGCGATAGATTTGAAAGTATTACCTACTAAGAAAGAGGAAAAGAAGGTTAAAGAACCTTTCTTACCAAAAATAACAACAAAAATAAATCTTGGAAAAATTGTTAAGGAGGAGTTAGATGAAGGCTCAAGCAACTAA